One part of the Chlorocebus sabaeus isolate Y175 unplaced genomic scaffold, mChlSab1.0.hap1 unalloc_scaffold_428, whole genome shotgun sequence genome encodes these proteins:
- the LOC140711268 gene encoding protein FAM90A5-like, with protein MMAQRDPKSGANRLVRAQTLQKQQRVPVGPRAPPPDEEDPRVKCKNCGAFGHTARSTRCPMKCWNGALVPQTFGRKEGKENRKPWKPQVRRNPGPLNKEKGEKEARPRQEDLQRKALLQIFSGTPPEKLPPNRKESMESCDYLRVANRPMPVHTTNKRPRVDRALTDGSATKMSDTVSVLASLSPLRKASLSSSSSLRPKERQTGAVADIPQPGVRQQGPEPFVVVKPTHSRPQGGCREVPQAASKPHGLMRVISPQAQDKHPVVTSQPCPPADTHSLGLGFNLSFRPGAKRPVQALTQACLNFPKKPRMGPFQMPENAIQGGELGAPETLQPPPAATELRPSPSPQMSKGTPAQVPSSDRQPPHSRPCLPTAQACTMSHHPAASHDGAQPLRMLFRRLENGWWSSSLLTATSFPSPEKPGAFLAHSPHVSEKSEAPCVPVPLSVLCEDLQVSSSSEDSDSDLE; from the exons ATGATGGCACAACGTGACCCCAAAAGTGGGGCAAACCGACTCGTGAGAGCCCAGACCCTCCAGAAGCAGCAGAGGGTCCCAGTTGGGCCAAGGGCTCCCCCACCCGATGAAGAAGATCCCAGG GTCAAGTGCAAAAACTGCGGGGCCTTTGGCCACACGGCCAGAAGTACCAGGTGCCCCATGAAGTGCTGGAACGGAGCCCTGGTTCCCCAGACctttgggagaaaggaagggaaggaaaaccgGAAACCATGGAAGCCCCAGGTTCGAAGGAACCCTGGGCCCTTgaacaaggaaaagggagagaaggaagcgaGACCAAG gCAAGAAGACCTGCAGAGGAAGGCTCTCCTCCAGATCTTTTCCGGGACACCTCCGGAGAAGCTGCCGCCAAATCGAAAAGAATCCATGGAATCTTGTGATTATCTGAGG GTTGCAAACAGGCCAATGCCGGTCCACACAACTAATAAGAGGCCACGCGTGGACCGTGCCCTCACTGATGGCTCAGCTACCAAAATGTCTGACACGGTATCCGTCTTGGCTTCACTGTCTCCCCTCAGAAAAGCCAGTCTGAGCTCCTCGTCAAGTCTCCGACCAAAGGAACGACAGACAGGGGCTGTGGCCGACATCCCTCAGCCTGGAGTCAGGCAGCAGGGCCCGGAGCCTTTCGTCGTGGTGAAGCCGACACACAGCAGGCCTCAGGGTGGCTGTCGAGAAGTTCCCCAGGCTGCCTCCAAGCCCCACGGCCTGATGCGGGTCATCAGCCCCCAGGCACAAGACAAACATCCTGTGGTGAcctcacagccctgcccaccagcCGACACACACAGCTTGGGCCTCGGCTTCAATCTCAGTTTCAGGCCAGGAGCCAAGAGACCTGTCCAGGCTCTGACTCAGGCTTGCCTGAACTTCCCCAAGAAACCGAGAATGGGTCCCTTCCAGATGCCCGAAAATGCCATCCAGGGAGGTGAGCTGGGGGCCCCGGAGACTCTCCAACCTCCGCCAGCTGCAACCGAACTCAGACCAAGTCCGTCGCCCCAGATGAGCAAGGGGACACCCGCCCAGGTGCCCAGCAGCGACCGGCAGCCTCCGCACAGCAGACCTTGCCTGCCTACTGCCCAGGCCTGCACCATGTCCCATCACCCAGCAGCCAGCCACGATGGGGCCCAGCCTCTCAGAATGCTCTTTCGGAGACTAGAAAACGGGTGGTGGAGCTCCAGCCTCCTGACAGCTACCTCGTTTCCCTCTCCTGAGAAGCCGGGAGCCTTCCTCGCTCACAGCCCTCATGTCTCAGAGAAGTCTGAGGCTCCCTGTGTTCCTGTCCCCCTGAGTGTCCTCTGTGAGGACCTTCAGGtttcctcctcctcagaggaCAGCGATTCTGACCTGGAGTGA